Below is a genomic region from Fusarium oxysporum Fo47 chromosome XI, complete sequence.
CGACCTTGGAAAGACCTGCATCATGTACCGTGTCACTTGCTGCTTCGGCAAAAGATGGTCAACCATGGCACAGACTTCCTCCTTTGTATTTCTTATCTATTCCTTCTGGCCAGTATCATGCCTAATCATTAAAGATCAAAACGCCAACGCTTGCTGTTTTCCTTAACGAACCATCTAGTCATAAATGCACCTTCTTCTGCCCACTCTGCAACCTCTCTTCCATACCTCTGATCTATAGCCTGTAAAAACGATTTAAAATCTAATGCTTGCACAGGGTTGTGCTCGTGTGGGTCTTTTGTCAGGTCTGCCAACTTCCAAGCCACGTTTTCTATTATTGGCACGACAAGATGGCGCTCTGGATACCGGCCGTCACGGATACTAAGCATGGCACGTCCAGGATTGGTGATAGTGAACTGCCATTGCCCCTCGCCGGTAGCCAGGGGACGGATGAGCGATTGTCCTTCGTAATTGCGGATTAGGTCCTCAGCTGCCCGGCGGCTTGTCTTGCTCAGTGAGCCTGTTTCGAGGAGGATATCCAGGATTGTGGGGAGAATTTGAGTTGCATGCACCGCCTCGTCCACATCGAAGGCTGGCAGTTGGGGATGGGAGAGGACTAACGGCACATGCTCAACACCAATATTGGGGTTATAGTATGGCGAAGCAATATCATTTTCTGGAAGAGATACACCGTGGTCGCCCTGAAAGATGACCAGTGTCTCATTGGTAACTCCTTGCTTATCCAAGACGTCAAGGACCTTGCGAATCCATCTGTCTTCATAGCCAATTGTGTTGATATATCTTGACATCATCTCAAGATGACCACCGTTGGCCATAGGTGTATACTTTTCTGTCTTGGGCAGGTGAAACCGATGGTGGCTGGTAGATGTAATATGGCTCAGAAATACGCGGTTGTTTTCTGTGGCGGCGTTTTTGAAGACATCAGTAATGTAGTCTTCCAGTGGATCCTCTTCAAAGGCGAAGTCGTTAATATTTTCCAACGTGACTGCTCCGTGCTTTGCGTTAGCGCTGCGAAGATATTCCTGGCCAATTATGCCCTCATCTGGGAATCCCATTGCAGACATTAAAGCACCATGGCTATCATAGTCGAGTTTAGCTGCTTGGAAAAAGTAGGACTTCCACTTGTCCTTCTGACTGGTTTTCTTTATACCGGCTTGTTTCTCCTCTGCTTTATTTAGTGCGTTGAAAATATGCGGCAAACAAGGCTGGTAGATATGATGGCTATAATCCAGATTGAAATCTGCAGCTAGAGGCGCTATACCACAGATTGTACCTGTTAGGCTTTTAAGGGTGTATGTTCCAGAGGTATGTGCGTTGGTGAAGTGAATCCCCCCTCGCTTAGGTCTATTGGCATGCTCAAAACCGTCTGAGTAGTCGCCTGTAATGAAATTTGCTGTTGGTGTTAAGttggcaagcttctcctgAATGTCTTGTGGCAGTCCATGTGGAAAGGTATCAGCAAATCGATTCCAGATTAGACCATTCTTTTTGATAGGAAAGACATCATTTCGGGTACTTTCCAGGAAGAACATAACTATATGTCGAATGTTGAGTTCCTGTAACTTCCCCCGGAGAGAATCTCGTAGGGGCTCGTCTAGATTTGAGACCCTCATAGGGTCAGACTTGGCGCTATAGTGTGGTTCCTGAAGATACCAATCTTTGAAACCTTCCAGGGCTGGTATGTCCATTGGAAGCCAGCTGAAACGGGTAGGCTGTACCAGTGCGGTACGTTCGTCCCAGCTTCGCTGTACTCCTTTTCCGAAAACCGATGGAATATTGTCGAGGAATGGCGACGAGGCAAAGTCGATGAAAGGTAAAAGTCCAGTAGTCCAAGAAAGAAAGATCAGAGAAGGATCCTTGGGTCGAATAAAAGTAAGGATAAAAAGTGCCGTTAACAGAAGAGTAACAATCGGGTAAGGAAGTATGCGTAGAAAACGACCAAGTTTAGAACTTCGTACTGGTGAACCACCTCTGGAGCTTCGTGGTGAACTCAACAGTGAGGTCGAAGGCGAGCTGAACTTTCCCTTAAATTCCTTGTCTTGATATGAGGTGCTCTCGATGTCGAGCCATGACAGGTCATCTCTTTGCGATAACGGATCGTAACCAAATCGATGGCCCAATCGGCGACAGATGAAAGTAATTGGCCAGTTGACGAGATCTCCACCCCAGCCAAAGAGAGAGTAGCAAGCGACCTGAAGCAGTGCGCTTAAGCAAGCGCAGACACAGAAGACACCGATGAAAGCTGTCAGGCCCGATAGAATAATTGCTTGAGCAGTTGGGTCGGCCATGAAACCGATATTGCGCCAGTGGATTTCAGATCCTGAGACTAGATAAAAGGAAACTGAGACAGTGCAAATGATAGTGTTGTAGGTCATCAAGGAGAATGCAAGTATATTGACGGTTCTCCGTAGCTTGCCAGCACTAGGCACCCAATGACTTAGGAGAAGTCTGATTAGAAGGAGTAGGAGGATATCTTGAgtaaagaaggagaaaaagaagagaagcatgCGCTTGGGCGTCACTGAAGCTCTGTGATTATGAAGATGCACTCCTTTAGCAGCACATACTGCCAATGTGGTAAGAGTGAAAGCAAGGCGTTGGTTAGCTAGTTTTGAGGCATATAGTAGACATATCCTCCTGAAGGGGGCCATCTTGAATGACGTGCCGACTAAAGAGCGAGGAAAGGAAGGGAAAATGGAAATAGGGAGCCAAGACTCTTTTTCTTAAATACACAATTTACAATGCGCAGACGTGACTCCCCTTTGATTAATATCACCCCATAATACCTAGCTCCATTAACTGACCGAACATGGTTTGGGCATTACTGTTGACCACGCGAGCAGGAAGAAGTAATCTGGACCGTTAATAGCGCTTACTTAGACCGCGCCGCAATATGCGCTCGAGATGCCTTTTGGTTTGTCGCGTCGTATAATCGCTCGTATTGGATTTTCAGCTCTAGCCCAGACTGGGCTAGACTCAATGCCAAATGTGGGGTCTAGGGGTCTGGGTCCGGCTAAGTGGCAGCTTCCCCTGACTTGATGAAATGGAGCCCTTAGCAAACGGCACCCTGCTGCCGTGTTTGGTCATGACACTTCACAGAGATTGAGTTTGCATGTGCGAACGTAGTCTTGGCCGACATCCGGTTAGTTGACGTTCCTGGAACCTTATGTAATGAAGTCGTTTCATCAACAGGTAGCAGCAAAAAGGGTGCATAACCAATGCATGTCTTTCTGGAAAGGGGCTTCGAACCATCCCATGACGCCTGGAGGATTGTGTTCCACCAGCAGGATTGTAATTTGTAGGGCTATGCTGAGTCAAGCGAAATGTCGCGTGCTTTAATGGACAGGCTAACGGGTAAGACGGGTGAACCTGTTCCAGATAGATTCTAGACCCTGGGCTGCATATGGACATTTGTGGCTGCTATGGCTTGTGGTAGTGCACTAAATAAAATTTCGGCACCTTCCGTTTCTTCTCGGCTTCCGCGCCCTGCGAAGCAGACCAAGGGTCCAAGGCTGGTGTGGCAGACCAGGATTATCATTCAGCTCCTGCCTGAAATTTTCTTCTCGATCCGCAAAGACCCATATTATCCTCGGCAAGATGCTGCCAAGGCACCAACGTTTACGGAGGTCAGTCTCAAAAGTCTTTGCCCAAGATGGCTTACGCCACAATTACTTGGCCCTGTCAGGTACAGAGGTATACAAGAGAAAATAAAGCCTATTGAGGCACTGCCCTGTAATCaccttataattataaggtGTTTAGGGAGAATCTCTAAGTATTTTACTGACTGCAACTGGTATGCCTCAATTATGTTCAGTGACTGTATCTCTGGTATCTTATCAAAAGTGGGTCGTTCAGCCATGGCCTTCTTTGGCAAACACTTTTGAGACCGACCTCCGTATCGACGGGTTAATTAAACCGGATGGATTATGTAATGCAGAttgttcttttcttccaGGGATGTCAGAAGGGATTATTTCCGCCTGAATTCTCGTCGTGCCAGTCTATAGTATCTTCTTCGTTAAGAGTTTATTAGATATTCATCGCTTGATGTCTAGTAGCTTCACTTAGACCTAGACTTCCACTCGGCAGTGAATGGTGCTGCTGCACCGGTTACATTGACGATAGGCATTTTTAAAAGCCTCAAGCTTCAATGCAGCACATATTACAGTGGTGTCGTGAAGCGTTCCGATCAGTATCTTTACGAAGCTGTACTTTTAGGAAGCTGTATTTAGTATCAGCAGAATAGGGTGTAAAGGAGCAGATGCAGAGAGTACCTGACTAGACGGAGAAGTGGCGGAGGTGTTTTATTGATATGATGCcattatatataacctatGTATTTTGCTATGGATCGAAAAGAATAGAGGAATTTACGTCTGGGTGTCCCGGATTGGCCTCGGTGTCCATGAACCAGAATGTTCCCCCGCAGCAACATCGTCAATCCCCGCATTGATTAATGCCGCTTACTCCGGATCATCAATCGATAACTGAATAATGACATAATTTGTCTACTTCAGGAAATGATGATCGCCAAGCTCGGGCCGAATTGCAAGCCTTGAACAAAAGCCGTTAGAATTTTGACGACTTCAGAGCTAACTTGCGGGGTTACCAAGATTTTGGCATGGTCTGATTACCGATCTTTGATTTCTTGTTTATTTTCATCGACATGTCAATTACAACGTTGAACTCTCGTTTCGGGTCTTTGAGACTTCCTTGCCAGATTGTTTATATATCATAGCTTGCCTCTACGAGAACAATCCAGTAAAATCTGCTGGTTACTGAGTGTATATCACCAAATGGGATAACCGACACCATGCTTTCCTCAGTACGTCAAGACAAACTCTTAAATTCATCAAGCTCACACTTCTTACGATAACTCCTCTTTATCCCTTTACATCACTCGAATGCTAATTCTTCTGATGTAGCATCTCAATTATGTCATTTTGACGCTTCTCTCTTCAATAACGCTGGCAACCAGTACTAACGACCATGACCGCATTAAAAAATGCCATCAACGTCATAGCACATTCAGCCACTCACGCAAagccagcaacaacatcTACAAAACCTCCTTCCCCGGCGTAACATGGGATAACGACAATTGGCTCCTTACTACAACCAACCTCGACCAAGGCCACTATCAATCTCGCGGGTCAGTAGCAAACGGCTACCTCGGCATCAATGTTGCCGCCGTCGGCCCCTTCTTTGAGATCGAtgccgatgaagaaggcGGTGTCATCAACGGCTGGCCGCTCTTCTCTAGACGACAGACCTTTGCAACTATCGCCGGCTTCTACGATGCACAGCCCAAGACAAACGGGACCAACTTTCCATGGCTTTTGCAGTATGGCTATGAGAGTGTCATTAGTGGTGTTCCGCACTGGAGCGGACTTATTCTCGATCTAGGAGATGATGTGTATCTTGATGCGACGGTTGATAATCGAACTGTTCATAACTTTACGTCGACTTACGACTTCAAGGCTGGCATTCTGGAATGGTCGTATACCTGGGAGCCAAAGGGTCGGAAAGGTTCTTATCAGATCAAGTACCGCTTGTTTGCGCACAAACTCCACGTCAATCAGGCCATCGTGAATCTAACGATTGTCCCATCCATCGACTCCGAAGCGACAGTGGTCAACGTCATTGATGGATACTCGGCAGTGCGTTCAGACTTTGTCAAGTCAGgccaggatgaagatggcggcATATTCTCAGCTGTCCGACCCGTTGGAATCGCCAATGTGACCGCCTACATATACGCACAAGTCAACGGATCAAAATCCCTCGGCCTGTCTCGCCGCAAATTGGTCCATGGAAAGCCGTATGTGCACACCAACGAATCATCTATTGCACAAGCCATCCCTGTCAAGTTCTCAGCTGGTGTTCCTGTTCATGTCACTAAATACGTAGGAGCCGCTTCCTCCGACGCCTTTGAAGATCCAGAAAAGACTGCGAAGGAGGCTTCACATAGAGCATTGGAGGAAGGGTACGAAAAGTCTCTTTTATCACATCTCAAGGAATGGGAGAGCGTCATGCCGAGTGATTCTGTGGACAGCTACGCATTTCCCAAGAACGACACGCTCCCTGACGATGAGTACATCATCGACTCTGCCATCATTGCCGTCACAAACACCTACTACCTCCTCCAAAACACAGTCGGCAAGAGTGCACAAAAGGCAGTATCAGGAGCCCCCGTCAACATCGACAGTATCTCAGTCGGCGGCCTCACCTCCGACTCGTACGCCGGCCTCATCTTCTGGGACGCCGACCTTTTCATGCAACCCGGTCTCACAACATCACACCCAGAAGCTGCTCAGCGAATAACGAACTACCGCGTGGCCAAGTACGACCAGGCCAAGAAAAACATCGCCACTTCTTTTGCGGGCTCTCAAAACAAGACCAAGTTCTCGGAATCAGCGGCTGTGTATCCGTGGACAAGTGGACGGTTTGGGAATTGCACTGCTACTGGTCCTTGCTGGGACTACGAGTACCATTTGAATGGGGATATTGGGATATCTTTGGTGAATCAGTGGGTTACAAGCGGTGATACCGACTTCTTCAAGGAGACACTGCTGCCGATTTATGACTCGGTAGCGAATCTTTTTGCGGATTTGCTGAAACCCAATGGATCGTCGTGGACTATCACAAATATGACTGACCCCGTGGGTTTCATCGGCTGTTTACCTTCGTTTCGAATGCTGATCTATATATAGGATGAGTATGCCAACCATATCGACGCCGGCGGTTTCACCATGGCACTTGCCTCGGAGACCTTGATCCAAGCCAACCAGATCCGCAGACAGTTTGGAATGTCAGAGAATAAGACGCAGGACGAAATAGCCTCTGATGTGCTTTTCATCAGAGAGAACGGCATAACTTTGGAGTTCACGACTATGAATGGCAGCGCCATCGTGAAGCAGGCTGACGTGGTGCTCATGAGCTTTCCTCTGGGTTACAACGATAACTACACTGACCAGAATGGACTCGACGATCTCGACTATGTAAGTTTACCAACATTATGATCGCATATGGAAATTCTGACTTAAATGGTGTTGAAAGTACGCGAACAAGCAGTCTCCCGATGGGCCAGCAATGACCTGGGCAATCTACTCCATTGTAGCGGACGAGCTCTCACCATCCGGTTGCTCAGCATACACCTACGCACAATACTCCTACAAACCTTATACACGACCTCCCTTCTACCAGCTTTCCGAACAGTTGGTAGATAACGCAACCGTCAACGGCGGCACGCATCCTGCATATCCCTTCCTCACTGGCCACGGAGGCGCTAACCAAGTGACTATCTTTGGATACCTTGGCCTACGGCTTTTTCCTGACCAAGGTCTCCACGTCAACCCGAATTTGCCGCCTCAGATTCCGTATCTGAAGTATCGAACGTTCTACTGGCGTGGTTGGCCTATCTCTGCTTGGTCGAATTACACGCATACTACTATTTCTCGACACCCGACGACTAAACCTCTCGATGTTGCGGATTCTCGGTACGCTAATAAAGGTATTGCGGTTTATGCTGGGAAAATGGGAGACTCTGCACTTCATCATTTGACATTCGATGAGCCTGTCGTTATCAAGAACAGACAGATAGGCAGTGTTAACACAGTGCACGGCAATCTAGCTCAGTGCCGACTGGTAAAATCTTCCAACTCTTATGAGCCAGGGCAGTTTCCCATTGCTGCTGTAGACGGAGCTACTTCGACAAAGTGGCAGCCCTCAAAGGCCGCTGAGGTCAGCTCACTGACTGTTTCTCTTGCGAAAAAGGACGTTGGATCTAAGGTCAAGGGCTTCTACTTCGATTGGGCTGATGCCCCACCTATCAACGTCACAGTTCTGTTCCACAACAAAACCATTGATGATCCGACAAAGTTATATGGGACATCGAGCCACGACTCGGGATATGATGTCGTTGTGTCCATAAAGAAGGTCAAACTCTCGGATGCATACAACGCGAAGACCGATAATCTAGATGCAGTTGTCATGCCTACAGGAAACACTACCAATGTCACTCTTCCAGAGCCTGTTCCCTTATCTCGATACGCCACGTTGCTGATCGCGGGGAACCAGGGTCTGGATGTGGTTGATATCAAAGCTGGTAATGGTACAGGCGCTACAGTCGCTGAGTGGGCAATCCTGCATTAAAGGTAATCATGGGATACAAATGATGGTGTATAGTATAAGGTTCAATGGCGGTCGTAGTGAAAGGATGGCAAAGATTTGGTGTAGGAAAGACATGTATGTAATCGGTGCAGAGGTCAGGTTTTCAATacttcttggcttcaactAGCTTCCTTACCAATGATAATTTACTGTCAATAATGAAGAAAGCTCGTACGCTTGATGTGCAAGTCGAAAGCCCAGTTCAAGGCATCATGACTCGTGAGGACTGCGAAGACAACGGCCGCTTTGTAAGATAGGACGAGTCAGGTTTCCAAACCGCTTCGGTCACCTACGGCAGAGGAAGGGATAAAAATACTTGTACCTCTCAGGTTAACAGCTTTTATCGGGCATTGGGCTCAAAGTCCCATCACGTTGCAGCCTTGATGAATGCACCAAAAAAGGTTTTGTAAATTGAGCAAAGAATCGAATCTATGGACGAAACCTTCTTCGCCGGTCCCAAGACAATACCTGGCTGGACCAAGCTATTTACAGCTTGTCCCTCAAGCCTTGCATGTATCGTAAGGTGGGTTAGGCTTGTCGCATGCACACGCCCCATTCGGATGAGCTTTGTCGATTCTGCCATTGCCGCGGCCCTGGTCACGACAATCCTTGTTACAAACCTGGTTACTGACAGCGCCGTGGCACTCAACCGCGTAGTAGTACTTCCAAGGGTTGGTACCACTCTTGAATCCCCGTTCCTGGCAATACGCATCCATtgccttcttgttggccaACTGCAAAGTGGTCAGATACAGGTAGTGATTGAAGAGGGCAGTACATACAATGCAGTAGCAATGGTGAGTGTCAGTCACCTTGGGACTAAAGTGCTCATCGCAAGGGAACTGGTCGAACTTGCACGCTGCGTAAGAGTCGCCGCAGGCGGGAGGGTCATTTGGCCCTTGAGAAGCGGGTGTTTTGCACTGGCGAGTATTAGAATATTGAGTCTGCAGGAGCTGAACTGCCACTGGAATCTAGCTTACCATGGGTCTGGGACATGTGCCGTCCCGGGCACTCAGATGATGGACGGAACCATCAGGGGCACGAAGTTGAGCCCTTTGGTCTGCGGACACCAGAGTCGCAGTTGCGAATGCAGAAATGAGAGTTAGGAGCTTCATGCTGACGTTAATAGACTTGATGTAGTGTGGAGGAAGAGCCTATGGGTAGATAGCAAATACGTTGGAAGATACTTTGTATATATACTGTCCTTTTCCAAAAGGAGACAAGGTTGGTGTAATTTCTCATATAGCGGTAAAGAAAGGTTTAGTCTATTAGAAATTAAAACTATATTATACGGAGGAAATATTATGCACTTATGGGATAAAGTTCTGAACTACAGGGATATGTGTAAACTTTGTAACTGCCGAATGACGTTGACCGTGCCCTCGGTGCTGAAAAGcataaataatataattcATCGTTTAACACACCGCTTTTCAAGCAACTGAGCCATATATGCATTTCAGATTAACTGCCGGAATTGAGGCTCGAAGTATAAATTATTACCCAGCTCTCTTACCATTACTCCCGGCGCTGCTTCAGCTCACCATACCGGACTAGCCGGGCAGTCGTGAATTTGACGCATTTCAACTTCGGGAAGTCGGAATACCACATTTCTGTCTAGCTTGATTGTATTTGCATACTGGGCCTCTCGTCAACTACATTGTCATTTTTGTTTTCTGACTGCCCTCGTTCAAACGACATTTACAGcaatatatattttatacCTGTCTAAGGGGTACTTTCCGAAGGATGTTCTTGCGGTGCTGAAGATGGTAGTAGATGGGGTCCAAAGGACTGTCGCATGGGGAGCCGAGTTCCGAAATTACATTTTGGTTCAGGTTACGCATCCGTCAAAACTGATGCAACTTACCGCCCTCAACGAGTTAATGTTAGGCTCTATTGACGGCGCCACAAAGCTTGACACCATTTGCTAATCCAACGATTTCGAATGCCGTTATTACTTCCCCAAACGCTACTCGCAGTGAAAGCCGGTAGATACTAGATAAATCACTCCCGAGAGGCTGATCAAGAAAGATCGGCACCTGTTAGCAGACACTCTGCCTGTGCATTTTGTCTGCCTAAGGGAAAACCTCCATGGCAATCTGCGGGTGATGATCTCCCTTCTATcgtttcttcttcacctACGCTAGGTGACGACTAATCGCACCACTGGAAAAATACGTGGCTTGTGGAGATGTTACCAGATCTCTCCAACAGCtcatccaacttcttcaccagCCGACATTCCTTCGTTGTCAGCTTGTTAATGTTTGCCACCTTCACATGCCAGCCTGAAGGAACTGGCGGTCTCTTGACATGACAGAAACAATTGGGGTTCATTGGTCAAACGAGGGTGCCACCATGTCTCCAAATGATTGCCGACTCTGCTCTTACGCGAACTCACCGTCTTACTAAATCTATGTTCTCTCCAAATTGTGGTTTCTACAGTCCTCCATTGCTTCAAAGCCTTGGTGATAGTAACCCGTACCGAGTCTCAAGCTacttggtcttgatggcGTGAACTGTTTCTGCACACTGACAAGAAACATGCTCCATCAAACTTTACAGCCAGTCTTTCCACTTGTATTCCTGGATACGGTGTGATACCCAAATACACGTGATGGAGAACTGCGAGAACCAAGGCTCTCACTCCTCTACCATGCTGGGCTCTTATTGACGACAGTCTTGGACGTGTTCACTGGAAGACAGTTACTCAGCTAGAGGCTTGTACTGCAGATTAGGGTCCTCTTGACCAGCCTCTTGAATAGTCTACTAACTACTAGTTCGGAGCCCGATTAGTAACAGCTGCCTACTTTCTGAATTAGATCCACCTTCCTCACCAACAGACGATAAGTACAGCCTTAAACCAATGGTCAGTGTGTCATCGATCTCGCCAGCCAGGTGCCTTGCCGCATTTGTGAACCCCAAGCTTATCGCCTATGACTACAGTAAAAGTCTATCTATATAGGTAACTGTAGTTTTAGACTTTCTCCACAGAGTCTGTTTTCATCCCTAGACACTCCTTACCAACTCGACTCTCACGCATGGCCCAAAGGGATCAAGATGAATACCAGAAGACACTTCTATGAGCCTATGATCCAGGGCAGGGCGGTGCAAGGGAGGCTACGTCGAAGGCAAGACATGTTCCAGAACATAGGGTAACCCCTACTAAATGGAATGGTTCCCGGGGCCGAATCTCCATGGTGTTGCTCACGGATGAACTATAAGAGTTGCAAAGATAGGTTTCGCTTTATATAACCTATCTAGCCGTGCACTCTAATCAAGGAACATGGCCATGGCTTTTAAGTCAAGCTGCAGGCAAAACAATACTGAGTTCAGGTCTCACTGTCGCTTTGATCAAAGTCTGGTCGCGTGTAAAATCCACGTTACACGAACAGGTATCTGGCACCCGATACATTTCTTAGTAAAAACGCTGAGTTGAAGTTTTTCTGGAATAGTAGACACTAAATCGGCCGCGAACTACTAGGTCGAGGAACGATATAATCTGCTTTTTAACAGGCTTTgtaaagtatataatatagccACAATACTGATTAGGAATTATATAAGAATGGTTATAAcaaaattattaatattatcttttagTAATTTGATActaatatttttattataagtttttatatttttttaacCTAATAATAAGTAACGTTtaactaatattaaatatattaattattaataattaaacaAATgtaatataaagataatattaataaagaatgTATTCTTAAGTCCTACAATTTATATAATtcctaataataataatataacttacagaattaattaatataatattttataagattatattttatttatattatatatattaatatcttcAAATTTGTTCTCATTTATATATTGACATTAAAATAGCAGTGGGTTAGACTATTATCCTTTTACCTAGCTGTTGGTTTTACTTAACTGAATTATGTCTAATTTACCAAGTGTAATTGCCTAATGCCTTGTACATAATCTCAATTTGCACGATTCACTTCTAGCCATCAGAGAAGGTTTACACCCAATTGTCAAAGTTCTGTAATGGTGTGATGGGAATTGCGGGGTAAGGCCGGAGTCACGAGGCACTATCTATAGGTTGCAATCGAGTCGTCTTGGATCAGATCATCACTTGTAATGTCGATGATGAAACACGTCATTGTCATAATTCCAAAAACTCTATCACGAAGTCAGATCATTAACACAACACTACTGCTCCCGCATGGTTATTACTGGCCCTGAAGTCAGAGGGCACTCTTTACGTCAGTCATTGCATCAGATCATGCCGAATCATGCTGAGTTTACAGCAGATTGACAATGAGGAAGTCCTTCCTGTAATGACATGCAGAATCATGCCAGCCAGATGTAAATAATCTGCATTCTTTATTACCATATATACCCTAAGCAGCCAACCTCCAGAACAACGAGCCTACAATCGACTTCCTATGTATTCCTGCAGATCACTGGTTTCTCAACAAGCACGCAAATCAATAGGCGGTTTATTTGTTAACAAACGCTTCTTTCCACATTCCATTGCCAGCAAAGCACGCACAATGGCTCTTTTCCCTCGCAGCCTTTACAATTCTGAATCTCCCTTTAACCCAATCTTCCGACTCCTCGAAGATTACGACACGTACTCCCGAAGAGATCAGAATACCCATCACGCTGGAATGATCCACTGGCAGCCCAAGTTTGATATCTGCGAGACGCCTCAGGCTTACGAGCTCCATGGGGAGCTTGCTGGTATGAAAAAGAAGGAGGTACACCTCGAGTTTACTGAGCCGCAAACAATGGTCATTCGTGGAAAGTCCGAGCGAAACTACACCTCGGGAAACCCTCCTGCGGGGTTTGTCGAAGGCCCATCTGCGCATGGAGCTCTTAAAGGCGAAGGAGCCGAGCAGAGCAAACCCCAGCCTCAACAGCCACATAAGGACGACAAACATGACGAAAAGACCAAATACTGGCTTGCTGAGCGCAGCATCGGCGAGTTCTCCCGCACCTTCACCTTCCCATCTCATATAGATCAGGATGGTGTCAGTGCTAGCTTTGAAGACGGGATTCTGACTATCATTGTCccaaaggtcaagaagcaCGAATCTCGTCGCATCCATATCGATTGAGTCAAACCGCGAGGCCATCGAGTATGGCGGCGTGCTTGAACTTTAACTAATTTCGTCTTGTATTATCATTCTGACTTTCTTAGGAGGCTTATTTGGATGTCTATAACATAATTCGGTCCTTTATCTCCTTGATGTCTTGAAAATACACAATCTCTTCAGTTTTTGAGTAATTCTATAAGATTACCCTGTTTACAACGGCTTCTAGGCCCCTAAGAACGTGTTATGTGTAGTCCAGATTAGTATTTACAAGTTTTACAATACCATAGCTAGCGCCCGCAGCAATAGCCCCTACAAGAAGCGTTTCTAGTGACCCATACAGGGCAGAGCGACGGCT
It encodes:
- a CDS encoding glycosyl hydrolase family 65 central catalytic domain-containing protein — encoded protein: MLSSHLNYVILTLLSSITLATSTNDHDRIKKCHQRHSTFSHSRKASNNIYKTSFPGVTWDNDNWLLTTTNLDQGHYQSRGSVANGYLGINVAAVGPFFEIDADEEGGVINGWPLFSRRQTFATIAGFYDAQPKTNGTNFPWLLQYGYESVISGVPHWSGLILDLGDDVYLDATVDNRTVHNFTSTYDFKAGILEWSYTWEPKGRKGSYQIKYRLFAHKLHVNQAIVNLTIVPSIDSEATVVNVIDGYSAVRSDFVKSGQDEDGGIFSAVRPVGIANVTAYIYAQVNGSKSLGLSRRKLVHGKPYVHTNESSIAQAIPVKFSAGVPVHVTKYVGAASSDAFEDPEKTAKEASHRALEEGYEKSLLSHLKEWESVMPSDSVDSYAFPKNDTLPDDEYIIDSAIIAVTNTYYLLQNTVGKSAQKAVSGAPVNIDSISVGGLTSDSYAGLIFWDADLFMQPGLTTSHPEAAQRITNYRVAKYDQAKKNIATSFAGSQNKTKFSESAAVYPWTSGRFGNCTATGPCWDYEYHLNGDIGISLVNQWVTSGDTDFFKETLLPIYDSVANLFADLLKPNGSSWTITNMTDPDEYANHIDAGGFTMALASETLIQANQIRRQFGMSENKTQDEIASDVLFIRENGITLEFTTMNGSAIVKQADVVLMSFPLGYNDNYTDQNGLDDLDYYANKQSPDGPAMTWAIYSIVADELSPSGCSAYTYAQYSYKPYTRPPFYQLSEQLVDNATVNGGTHPAYPFLTGHGGANQVTIFGYLGLRLFPDQGLHVNPNLPPQIPYLKYRTFYWRGWPISAWSNYTHTTISRHPTTKPLDVADSRYANKGIAVYAGKMGDSALHHLTFDEPVVIKNRQIGSVNTVHGNLAQCRLVKSSNSYEPGQFPIAAVDGATSTKWQPSKAAEVSSLTVSLAKKDVGSKVKGFYFDWADAPPINVTVLFHNKTIDDPTKLYGTSSHDSGYDVVVSIKKVKLSDAYNAKTDNLDAVVMPTGNTTNVTLPEPVPLSRYATLLIAGNQGLDVVDIKAGNGTGATVAEWAILH
- a CDS encoding HSP20-like chaperone → MYSCRSLVSQQARKSIGGLFVNKRFFPHSIASKARTMALFPRSLYNSESPFNPIFRLLEDYDTYSRRDQNTHHAGMIHWQPKFDICETPQAYELHGELAGMKKKEVHLEFTEPQTMVIRGKSERNYTSGNPPAGFVEGPSAHGALKGEGAEQSKPQPQQPHKDDKHDEKTKYWLAERSIGEFSRTFTFPSHIDQDGVSASFEDGILTIIVPKVKKHESRRIHID
- a CDS encoding alkaline-phosphatase-like protein encodes the protein MAPFRRICLLYASKLANQRLAFTLTTLAVCAAKGVHLHNHRASVTPKRMLLFFFSFFTQDILLLLLIRLLLSHWVPSAGKLRRTVNILAFSLMTYNTIICTVSVSFYLVSGSEIHWRNIGFMADPTAQAIILSGLTAFIGVFCVCACLSALLQVACYSLFGWGGDLVNWPITFICRRLGHRFGYDPLSQRDDLSWLDIESTSYQDKEFKGKFSSPSTSLLSSPRSSRGGSPVRSSKLGRFLRILPYPIVTLLLTALFILTFIRPKDPSLIFLSWTTGLLPFIDFASSPFLDNIPSVFGKGVQRSWDERTALVQPTRFSWLPMDIPALEGFKDWYLQEPHYSAKSDPMRVSNLDEPLRDSLRGKLQELNIRHIVMFFLESTRNDVFPIKKNGLIWNRFADTFPHGLPQDIQEKLANLTPTANFITGDYSDGFEHANRPKRGGIHFTNAHTSGTYTLKSLTGTICGIAPLAADFNLDYSHHIYQPCLPHIFNALNKAEEKQAGIKKTSQKDKWKSYFFQAAKLDYDSHGALMSAMGFPDEGIIGQEYLRSANAKHGAVTLENINDFAFEEDPLEDYITDVFKNAATENNRVFLSHITSTSHHRFHLPKTEKYTPMANGGHLEMMSRYINTIGYEDRWIRKVLDVLDKQGVTNETLVIFQGDHGVSLPENDIASPYYNPNIGVEHVPLVLSHPQLPAFDVDEAVHATQILPTILDILLETGSLSKTSRRAAEDLIRNYEGQSLIRPLATGEGQWQFTITNPGRAMLSIRDGRYPERHLVVPIIENVAWKLADLTKDPHEHNPVQALDFKSFLQAIDQRYGREVAEWAEEGAFMTRWFVKENSKRWRFDL